A DNA window from Deltaproteobacteria bacterium contains the following coding sequences:
- a CDS encoding ATP-binding cassette domain-containing protein: MSVVKQLHADYGDFSIEVENWEIPDHGVTALWGPSGSGKSSVLRLLLGIDSAKKLEWEFQGTDLGKLSVSARRLGIVFQNHELFDHMTALENLEFAAEAALCRSADLRPSAEKLKTNLERFSKKLGIDAFRNRSSKLLSGGERQRVALARALIGEPRMLFLDEPFSSLDAENRAEARTLVRSVLEENRLPAILVTHDPQDLTDLGARVCRIAAGRILSGI, from the coding sequence GTGTCGGTCGTTAAGCAATTGCATGCGGACTACGGAGATTTTTCGATTGAAGTTGAGAACTGGGAAATTCCCGATCACGGCGTGACAGCCCTGTGGGGCCCATCCGGTTCCGGCAAATCCTCGGTCCTTCGATTGCTTCTCGGTATCGACTCTGCAAAAAAATTAGAGTGGGAATTCCAAGGAACAGACCTCGGAAAACTTTCGGTTTCAGCGCGGCGTCTTGGTATCGTTTTTCAAAATCACGAACTTTTTGATCACATGACGGCTTTGGAAAATCTTGAATTTGCAGCCGAAGCCGCGCTTTGCCGAAGCGCAGACCTGCGGCCCTCCGCCGAGAAACTAAAAACCAATCTCGAGCGATTCTCGAAAAAGTTAGGTATCGATGCTTTTCGCAATCGTTCCTCGAAATTGCTTTCCGGTGGCGAGCGCCAAAGGGTGGCATTGGCTCGCGCATTGATCGGCGAACCGAGAATGTTGTTTTTGGACGAACCATTTTCCTCATTAGATGCAGAAAATCGTGCAGAGGCCAGAACCTTGGTTCGTTCGGTTCTCGAGGAGAATCGCCTTCCGGCGATCTTAGTGACTCATGATCCTCAAGATCTGACTGATCTTGGCGCACGAGTTTGCCGAATTGCTGCGGGCCGTATTCTTTCTGGCATCTAG
- the add gene encoding adenosine deaminase: protein MKNLESSRWASLKKTELHRHLDCSIRPQTLRDLLTETGENVPVSSKDFAAKYLVKEPMRDLGAVLGKFLAAQKALFSEAALTRVTKECIEDAATEGIDLLELRYAPTFIQEGHEGLNFEAIHRGILTGIESSKHLPVNVGLIAIFQRTKPVAIAASVMDFVLDHRNTFIGVDLADNEDGFDARPFEQIFGRARQAGLRVTVHAGEAPIASAADNVTVAIDRLGAERIGHGIQIANPEIPNSKKVLEDVARRGVFLEICPTSNVLTNAVRSLSEHPLRRLREAGIKVSINTDDPGIFDFNLTHEYDSVADHLGFTASDFETMNADARRASFLRL, encoded by the coding sequence ATGAAAAACCTAGAATCCAGCCGCTGGGCGTCGCTAAAAAAGACGGAACTCCACCGCCATTTGGACTGCTCAATCAGGCCGCAGACTCTTCGCGACCTACTAACCGAAACGGGAGAAAACGTTCCTGTTTCTTCGAAAGACTTTGCCGCCAAATACCTGGTGAAAGAACCTATGCGCGATCTTGGCGCGGTTTTAGGTAAGTTCTTAGCCGCGCAAAAAGCACTTTTCAGTGAGGCCGCGCTGACGCGGGTGACAAAAGAATGTATCGAGGATGCCGCTACCGAAGGCATCGATCTTTTAGAACTTCGGTACGCACCAACATTTATTCAAGAGGGCCATGAGGGATTAAACTTTGAGGCGATTCATCGCGGGATCTTGACTGGCATCGAAAGCTCAAAGCATCTGCCGGTAAATGTGGGCTTGATCGCCATTTTTCAGCGTACCAAACCCGTCGCGATTGCCGCGTCGGTGATGGATTTTGTGCTTGATCACCGAAATACATTTATCGGTGTCGATCTCGCAGACAACGAAGACGGTTTTGATGCAAGACCCTTCGAACAGATCTTTGGTCGCGCTCGCCAGGCCGGCTTGCGTGTTACTGTTCATGCAGGAGAGGCGCCCATTGCCTCTGCCGCCGACAATGTCACAGTCGCGATAGATCGCCTGGGCGCAGAAAGAATTGGCCACGGAATTCAAATCGCCAATCCAGAAATTCCGAATTCAAAAAAAGTATTAGAAGACGTCGCTCGTCGTGGAGTCTTTCTTGAAATTTGCCCGACGTCCAACGTTCTCACCAATGCGGTTAGATCTTTAAGCGAGCACCCGCTTCGTCGACTTCGTGAGGCCGGAATAAAGGTCTCTATCAACACAGATGATCCCGGCATTTTTGATTTTAACCTCACGCACGAATATGACTCTGTCGCTGATCACCTTGGATTTACAGCCTCGGATTTTGAAACGATGAACGCCGATGCACGTCGCGCAAGCTTTCTTCGACTTTAG
- a CDS encoding transketolase: protein MSQNTPVTALAALKIKSRLASSKGLKPMWSAKVQLKDGSQLDVADPRATRAMVALMDMEAQLGGAASHFGGPSAFAELMSATHGLMFREASKSGKEWFELFNFVNDAGHCENGLYALKANYKMANLNLDSLREFRSVTSKLTGHGEAHLFPEGVLISNGPLGSGFPQAQGLAIGDALAGRRDRVTVCALSDGGAMEGEAREAFAAIPGLAAKGKLAPFVLMISDNRTKLSGRIDQDAFSMDPTFKSLESLGWKVLRLDDGNSLQACTTILEEALDSARMNPSHPIVIHAKTVKGKGNKKAEASSTGAHGFPLKVAKELPEFLNEIYAASTVPSEFLAWYEKVQAREDAMNLEKASKVQAQMLPMASGAKLLKLHPSEKIQIGIAKAMIEARKRGRPVVSVSSDLQGSTGVADFHKAFPDSAIDIGIAESNMISTAAGMSLAGYIPFVDTFAQFGVTKGALPITMASLSLAPVIGVFSHTGFQDAADGASHQALSFLAQVSSIPHVEVYSLSTSSEAEDLVTEAIESFAEARIRGEVPPTRLFFLGRENFPRRLTSEGLKHSLKKWPVVLDQDSSKHVTIVAAGSLMPEAIKAFDLLAEKGITATVIHGSSANHPDLKTLKAALSKSAGRLVTVEDHRVVSGMGAMLTHALVQDGQTLKLKSLGVGDHFGQSAYSALDLYKKHGLDSVSIAAAAASLF, encoded by the coding sequence ATGTCGCAAAACACACCTGTTACTGCATTAGCCGCTCTCAAGATCAAATCTCGTCTCGCCTCAAGCAAAGGTCTAAAACCAATGTGGTCGGCGAAAGTTCAACTCAAAGATGGTTCGCAGCTCGACGTCGCTGATCCGCGCGCAACGAGAGCAATGGTTGCGTTGATGGACATGGAAGCTCAGCTTGGCGGAGCGGCCTCCCACTTTGGCGGACCATCGGCGTTTGCGGAGTTGATGTCAGCCACACATGGTCTGATGTTTCGCGAAGCTTCGAAAAGTGGGAAAGAGTGGTTTGAACTGTTCAATTTTGTGAACGACGCGGGTCATTGTGAAAATGGTCTTTACGCTTTGAAAGCCAATTACAAAATGGCGAATTTGAATTTGGATTCATTGCGGGAATTTCGTTCGGTCACATCGAAGCTCACTGGTCACGGCGAAGCCCACTTATTTCCAGAGGGAGTTCTAATTTCAAACGGCCCACTTGGATCGGGCTTCCCTCAGGCTCAGGGTCTAGCGATTGGCGACGCACTGGCCGGTCGTCGCGATCGTGTAACAGTTTGCGCACTTTCTGATGGTGGAGCGATGGAGGGCGAAGCTCGCGAAGCGTTTGCTGCGATCCCTGGTCTTGCGGCAAAAGGGAAGTTGGCGCCGTTCGTTTTAATGATCAGTGATAATCGTACAAAACTTTCAGGCCGAATTGATCAAGATGCTTTTTCAATGGATCCCACCTTTAAGAGTTTGGAGAGTCTTGGTTGGAAAGTATTGCGCCTCGATGACGGAAACTCGCTTCAGGCCTGCACAACTATTTTGGAAGAGGCGCTTGACTCTGCCCGAATGAATCCTTCACACCCGATTGTCATTCACGCAAAAACCGTCAAAGGAAAAGGTAACAAAAAAGCTGAGGCCTCTTCAACTGGTGCCCACGGGTTTCCACTGAAAGTCGCCAAGGAACTTCCTGAATTTTTAAACGAAATCTATGCGGCTTCGACAGTTCCGTCCGAATTTCTTGCGTGGTACGAGAAGGTCCAAGCGCGAGAAGATGCTATGAATTTGGAAAAAGCGTCGAAGGTTCAGGCCCAGATGCTACCGATGGCGTCGGGAGCGAAACTTTTAAAGCTTCATCCGTCTGAAAAAATTCAAATCGGCATCGCGAAAGCCATGATCGAGGCAAGAAAGCGCGGGCGGCCAGTTGTTTCGGTATCAAGCGATTTGCAAGGCTCGACCGGAGTCGCCGATTTCCATAAAGCTTTTCCCGACTCAGCGATAGATATTGGGATCGCGGAATCCAATATGATTTCGACTGCTGCTGGAATGTCGTTGGCCGGATACATTCCTTTTGTCGACACGTTTGCGCAGTTTGGAGTAACGAAAGGTGCGCTCCCGATCACGATGGCCAGTTTGTCATTGGCCCCAGTCATTGGTGTTTTCTCACACACCGGTTTTCAAGATGCCGCCGATGGAGCCAGCCACCAGGCACTTTCGTTTTTGGCGCAAGTTTCCAGTATTCCACACGTTGAAGTGTATTCGCTTTCAACTTCTTCCGAAGCGGAGGATTTGGTGACCGAGGCGATTGAAAGTTTCGCGGAAGCGCGGATCCGTGGCGAAGTTCCGCCAACACGGCTGTTTTTCTTGGGTCGCGAAAATTTCCCTCGGCGCTTAACGTCCGAGGGCTTGAAGCACAGCTTAAAAAAATGGCCTGTTGTCCTTGATCAAGACTCTAGTAAGCATGTGACAATAGTGGCGGCCGGATCTTTGATGCCTGAAGCGATAAAAGCTTTCGATCTTTTGGCCGAAAAGGGAATCACTGCGACGGTCATTCACGGAAGCAGTGCCAACCATCCTGACCTCAAAACGTTAAAAGCGGCTCTTTCAAAGTCGGCGGGCCGCTTGGTTACGGTTGAAGATCATCGAGTGGTCAGCGGAATGGGCGCGATGTTGACTCATGCACTGGTGCAAGATGGTCAGACCTTGAAACTCAAATCTTTGGGGGTAGGCGATCACTTTGGTCAGAGTGCTTACTCAGCGTTGGATCTTTATAAAAAGCACGGATTAGATTCCGTCTCGATTGCCGCGGCCGCAGCTAGTCTATTTTGA
- a CDS encoding twin-arginine translocase TatA/TatE family subunit — protein sequence MGIGPWHLLALIAIVLIFFGPSRLPTLGKSMGEAIRGFKKGINGEEIDVTDSTKRESLNASGEDTMTKKSTSEKDKA from the coding sequence ATGGGAATCGGACCTTGGCATTTACTTGCACTTATCGCGATCGTCTTGATTTTCTTTGGTCCGTCTCGCCTGCCAACTCTTGGTAAGTCGATGGGCGAAGCCATTCGTGGTTTCAAAAAAGGAATCAATGGCGAAGAAATTGACGTGACTGATTCGACGAAACGCGAATCGCTCAACGCCTCTGGCGAAGACACGATGACGAAGAAGTCGACTTCCGAAAAAGACAAAGCCTAA
- a CDS encoding CCA tRNA nucleotidyltransferase, translating to MSDTQPEATSQNNSSRQIGNANSASAWAPRLHPEWIDSHATGIVKALQKAGHESYLVGGCVRDLMLGIIPKDFDIATMAHPPQVKRLIHMAFIIGKRFRLVLVKRGEQQFEVATFRKEFDPSEFPVEQYPDGPPSVDNIFGTPEEDAKRRDFTINALFYDPVSQELIDYVGGRADIESRTLRMIGQPDKRLVEDPIRILRAIRFAHKLQLVIEPALRDSMARHSKELQRSVLPRRREELLKLLRLEDPTRVLVECHDLGVLREIFPSIGKMFASTERQETFLTLLENFKSSVMDFANTGQVFAWLLSAISETYHEEGNAFTEDDLTVVMRDELGMYKFEQSLVFDAIKLRRSLERTDEHKRRGERRQAGLVRREGFQLALRLASADYRLSGPDLLFWNEVVTRLQPEIEEAKRDREERQGARRGGRGRRRNRRGENRANNNADIDDADAEAEENEMVDLGDSGDVADEINDENIRESDTGDESSAANVSNRDFRN from the coding sequence ATGAGTGACACGCAACCCGAAGCAACGAGCCAAAACAACTCCTCCCGCCAAATCGGGAACGCCAACAGCGCTAGCGCCTGGGCACCTCGGCTGCATCCTGAATGGATCGATTCACACGCAACCGGCATCGTCAAAGCGCTACAAAAAGCCGGACATGAAAGTTATCTCGTCGGCGGCTGCGTTCGCGATTTGATGTTGGGAATCATTCCGAAAGATTTCGACATCGCTACAATGGCTCACCCGCCACAAGTAAAACGGTTAATACACATGGCCTTTATCATCGGCAAACGATTTCGATTGGTGCTTGTGAAACGAGGCGAACAGCAGTTCGAAGTGGCAACGTTCCGAAAAGAATTCGATCCCAGTGAATTTCCCGTCGAGCAATATCCCGACGGACCACCTTCCGTGGACAATATTTTTGGAACGCCCGAAGAAGACGCCAAACGGCGCGACTTCACGATCAACGCTCTCTTCTATGATCCGGTGTCGCAAGAACTTATTGATTATGTCGGCGGCCGAGCAGATATCGAAAGTCGAACACTTCGCATGATCGGTCAGCCCGACAAGCGCCTTGTCGAAGATCCCATTCGAATTCTTCGTGCGATTCGCTTCGCGCACAAACTTCAACTGGTGATCGAGCCTGCGCTTCGCGACTCGATGGCTCGTCACTCGAAAGAACTACAGAGATCCGTCCTGCCACGCCGCCGCGAAGAACTCCTTAAGCTATTGCGTCTTGAAGATCCAACGCGGGTCCTAGTTGAATGCCACGATCTTGGCGTCTTGCGAGAAATATTTCCTTCGATCGGAAAGATGTTCGCATCGACCGAAAGACAAGAAACGTTTTTAACTTTACTTGAAAACTTCAAATCTTCAGTGATGGATTTTGCCAACACCGGACAAGTTTTCGCGTGGCTGCTTTCAGCCATCTCCGAGACCTACCACGAAGAAGGCAATGCCTTCACCGAGGACGACTTGACGGTCGTCATGCGAGACGAACTTGGCATGTACAAGTTCGAACAATCTTTGGTTTTTGATGCGATCAAGCTTCGTCGTTCACTCGAGCGAACGGACGAGCACAAACGCCGCGGAGAACGCCGCCAAGCCGGCCTGGTTCGTCGCGAAGGTTTTCAGTTGGCGCTGCGACTAGCGTCTGCAGATTATCGTCTGTCGGGACCCGACCTGTTATTTTGGAATGAGGTTGTGACGCGCCTGCAACCTGAAATTGAAGAAGCCAAGCGCGATCGCGAGGAGCGCCAAGGCGCAAGGCGCGGCGGTCGAGGCCGGCGCCGCAATCGGCGCGGCGAGAATCGAGCAAACAATAACGCAGATATCGACGACGCCGACGCCGAGGCCGAGGAAAATGAAATGGTCGACTTGGGCGACTCCGGGGACGTCGCTGATGAAATTAACGACGAAAACATCCGCGAATCCGACACCGGCGACGAAAGTTCAGCTGCCAACGTCTCAAATCGAGACTTCCGCAATTAA
- a CDS encoding alpha/beta hydrolase, with amino-acid sequence MGRFVDQFFTQITGPETAPRLVLLHGVMGHAANWRRVAKHFEDRYRVLVYDSRGHGRSVHADLISSPDAYTPEGLAEDLRLILNDLGWEKVTLVGHSMGGRVAYTFASLYPERIEKLVIVDIGPNLSPAGAATVMRLLEEIPVPFPTKRDAKNWFDNRFSAVFSDLPNAAALAAWLYANITENSAGEATWRFDVEGIRQAVLAGRNRERWDEIEGLRVPTLVIRGERSNDLPQDVYLRMIQASSWIQGVVVPDAGHWVHSEKFDDFVAALDGFFGVTDSV; translated from the coding sequence ATGGGGCGATTCGTTGACCAGTTTTTCACACAAATAACGGGACCTGAGACCGCGCCGCGGTTGGTGCTGCTTCACGGGGTCATGGGCCATGCCGCCAACTGGCGACGCGTAGCAAAGCACTTTGAAGACCGTTATCGGGTATTGGTTTACGATAGCCGAGGCCATGGTCGCTCGGTACATGCTGATCTCATAAGCAGTCCAGATGCGTACACCCCGGAAGGATTAGCCGAAGACCTCCGACTTATTTTAAATGATCTGGGATGGGAAAAAGTCACGCTGGTAGGTCATTCAATGGGGGGCCGCGTGGCCTACACTTTTGCGTCGCTCTACCCAGAGCGAATCGAAAAACTGGTCATCGTGGACATCGGTCCAAATTTAAGTCCGGCGGGTGCCGCGACCGTTATGCGACTTTTGGAAGAGATTCCTGTCCCATTTCCTACAAAGCGCGACGCAAAGAACTGGTTCGATAACCGGTTCTCGGCAGTGTTCTCGGATTTGCCGAACGCGGCGGCCCTCGCTGCGTGGCTTTATGCGAATATAACCGAAAACTCTGCCGGTGAGGCCACGTGGAGATTTGATGTGGAAGGAATTCGCCAAGCTGTGTTGGCCGGGCGAAATCGCGAACGTTGGGACGAGATCGAAGGGCTTCGAGTGCCTACTCTGGTCATTCGCGGTGAGCGTTCAAATGATCTTCCTCAAGACGTTTATTTGCGAATGATTCAAGCAAGTTCCTGGATTCAAGGCGTCGTTGTTCCGGATGCCGGTCACTGGGTTCACAGCGAGAAATTCGACGACTTTGTGGCCGCCTTGGACGGCTTTTTTGGAGTCACGGACTCCGTCTGA
- a CDS encoding DEAD/DEAH box helicase: MKFSEFHLHPSLQATLDQIGFQECTPVQEHTIPAILDAKDVAGLAQTGTGKTAAFLLPLMERILRAQDLKRESGAAPGTADPTVDGTTPEYREMLTARAFPDWAPMNFILCLVPTRELAEQVYENAVKFGQGSGLRAVSIYGGVAYDKQKEALRGGVEFVIATPGRLIDLYKENLVDMKQVRGIVFDEADRMFDMGFKDDMKYILTRVPKERQFMVFSATLNLDVMNTAYQFGANPVEFNVSRDQAKAENVDDKILHVGQDEKGAHLLALLKLHSPRQAIIFSNFKMNVPRISQFLNDNGMPAVAISSLLTQSQRNRVMEQFKGDSDKNILVATDVAARGLDIKGVDMVVNYELPDDPENYVHRIGRTGRAGANGLAFSLVSDRDVDALSRVEGYLKHKVNVDFVEEDKLPKEFKAMQSDRSQKDFSREFEGRGSSGGDRSSGGGRSSGGPGGGRGGRDGGRDGGRDAGRGGRPGRDGGRGESRDRGGERGGRRDQRAEGGPRPGGEVARPQPTPSAQRGPSPIQPRDPNAPIPQQAKGGRGADRHAGKGGGKGRVVNGKQHGGKGGGRDHGKKGGSRPQPVGSQASLGQKVTGFFKRLFGQ; encoded by the coding sequence GTGAAGTTTTCAGAGTTTCATCTCCATCCATCTCTACAAGCCACTCTCGATCAAATTGGTTTTCAAGAGTGCACCCCGGTCCAAGAACATACGATCCCGGCCATTCTCGACGCTAAAGACGTCGCGGGCCTTGCGCAAACGGGCACCGGTAAAACTGCCGCCTTTTTGTTGCCGCTCATGGAACGTATCCTTCGCGCTCAAGATTTAAAACGCGAATCAGGAGCCGCACCTGGCACCGCCGACCCAACAGTAGACGGGACAACGCCAGAGTATCGCGAGATGTTGACGGCACGTGCGTTTCCAGACTGGGCGCCAATGAACTTCATTCTTTGCTTAGTTCCAACTCGCGAGTTGGCTGAACAGGTATACGAGAATGCAGTGAAGTTCGGTCAGGGTTCAGGACTTCGCGCGGTTTCAATATACGGTGGTGTCGCCTACGACAAACAAAAGGAAGCTCTGCGCGGCGGCGTCGAGTTCGTCATCGCGACGCCGGGTCGCTTGATCGATCTCTACAAAGAAAACCTCGTCGACATGAAGCAGGTTCGCGGAATCGTCTTTGACGAGGCTGACCGCATGTTCGACATGGGGTTCAAAGATGACATGAAGTATATTCTGACGCGCGTTCCGAAAGAGCGTCAGTTTATGGTTTTCTCGGCGACTTTGAACCTCGATGTCATGAACACGGCCTATCAATTTGGCGCGAACCCGGTCGAGTTCAATGTTTCTCGCGATCAAGCCAAAGCTGAAAATGTCGACGACAAGATTTTGCACGTTGGCCAAGACGAAAAAGGTGCCCATCTTTTGGCTCTTTTAAAACTTCATAGCCCTCGTCAGGCGATTATTTTTTCGAACTTCAAAATGAACGTGCCAAGAATTTCGCAGTTTTTGAACGACAACGGCATGCCGGCGGTGGCGATTTCCTCGCTACTGACACAGTCTCAAAGAAATCGCGTCATGGAACAGTTCAAAGGCGATAGCGATAAGAACATTCTTGTTGCGACAGATGTTGCGGCCCGCGGCCTCGACATCAAAGGCGTCGATATGGTTGTTAACTACGAACTTCCAGATGATCCGGAAAACTATGTACATAGAATAGGCCGCACCGGTCGCGCAGGCGCCAACGGGCTTGCATTTTCACTCGTAAGCGATCGCGATGTCGACGCACTTTCGAGAGTCGAGGGATATTTGAAACACAAAGTGAATGTCGACTTCGTTGAAGAAGACAAATTGCCAAAAGAATTTAAAGCGATGCAGTCGGATCGTTCGCAAAAAGATTTCTCTCGCGAATTTGAGGGGCGTGGATCGTCAGGTGGCGATCGTTCATCTGGCGGCGGCCGTTCTTCGGGTGGCCCGGGTGGCGGTAGAGGCGGACGCGATGGTGGACGTGACGGCGGGCGCGATGCCGGACGTGGCGGTCGACCAGGGCGCGATGGTGGTCGCGGCGAAAGTCGCGATCGTGGCGGAGAGCGCGGCGGTCGACGTGATCAACGTGCGGAAGGTGGACCGCGGCCGGGTGGGGAAGTGGCTCGTCCACAACCAACGCCAAGTGCGCAACGTGGGCCAAGTCCTATTCAACCGAGAGATCCCAACGCACCAATTCCACAGCAAGCAAAAGGTGGACGTGGAGCTGATCGTCATGCAGGAAAAGGCGGCGGCAAAGGTCGCGTCGTGAATGGCAAGCAGCACGGCGGTAAAGGTGGCGGTCGCGACCATGGCAAAAAAGGCGGAAGTCGTCCGCAGCCAGTTGGATCGCAAGCTTCACTTGGTCAAAAAGTAACAGGGTTTTTCAAGCGACTTTTTGGTCAGTAG
- a CDS encoding SGNH/GDSL hydrolase family protein yields MLQLNQKKIGASVVGLLFTLCFAEVALRIFHAVNPPPTMDNFDLGQLEDTDRIRILTVGESTTAAIGSGPPQHTWPALLEKMLNNQLKRIGAKERVAVFNIGRAASNTPFLVTEVENGLEKFNADVVISMMGINDKSIFFRERHPLAKWSHTYRFLYWASVAWTCPACFQIDLSTPHFAKVDRYTARQLKAVGKGTELFSQFQAEADTAQARIDEFLESLSKLQAEFGDDQNVLNIKVAGDLFMYAHEPSTRRRDETAKRRLLEVAESVLSKDYGPVLLLDEAGLETLCNIRLALGKNCLEEIKEAIKLGARIRAPLLTMATLNPKFKDPVIDKILSQAGFEFDPARRSFESTRISYIKMLNLVEKSNSLWFIMQYPTGLVNGLKGFFVRSYGKDFASYASSFYDTQEIEKVDPEFESAFKSVRFISNRNFVEIVNAENQSEYFSDYFGRDQGLDFGHAKLKGNEVIAKNAFEAIMADWSEITARAKLRRR; encoded by the coding sequence ATGCTACAACTGAATCAAAAAAAAATTGGCGCTTCTGTAGTTGGCCTCCTGTTTACACTTTGCTTCGCGGAAGTCGCGCTTCGAATTTTTCACGCGGTCAATCCTCCACCCACAATGGACAATTTCGATCTTGGTCAGTTGGAAGACACCGATCGAATTCGCATACTGACAGTCGGCGAATCAACGACTGCTGCGATTGGCTCAGGACCGCCCCAGCACACCTGGCCGGCTCTTCTTGAAAAAATGCTGAATAACCAGCTGAAAAGGATCGGGGCAAAGGAAAGAGTCGCGGTTTTCAATATCGGACGAGCAGCATCGAACACCCCTTTCCTCGTCACTGAGGTTGAAAACGGGCTCGAAAAATTCAACGCCGACGTTGTAATCTCAATGATGGGAATCAACGACAAGTCGATTTTTTTTCGCGAACGTCACCCTCTTGCGAAGTGGAGCCACACCTATCGGTTTCTTTACTGGGCGTCGGTCGCATGGACGTGTCCCGCTTGTTTTCAAATCGATCTCAGTACTCCTCACTTCGCAAAAGTCGATCGCTATACTGCCCGACAGCTTAAAGCGGTAGGAAAGGGAACGGAGCTATTTAGTCAGTTTCAAGCAGAGGCTGATACAGCCCAAGCCCGTATCGACGAATTTCTCGAAAGCCTCAGCAAACTCCAAGCGGAATTCGGCGACGACCAAAATGTACTAAATATTAAGGTGGCTGGCGACCTGTTCATGTATGCCCACGAGCCATCAACTAGGCGCCGTGATGAAACCGCCAAGAGAAGGCTGCTAGAAGTGGCCGAAAGCGTATTGTCGAAAGACTATGGTCCCGTCCTCCTGCTTGACGAAGCGGGTTTAGAAACTCTTTGCAACATTCGTTTGGCGCTAGGGAAGAACTGTCTTGAAGAAATAAAGGAAGCAATCAAACTTGGAGCCAGAATTCGAGCACCGCTTTTGACCATGGCCACGCTTAACCCGAAGTTCAAAGATCCGGTAATAGACAAAATTCTCTCACAAGCGGGGTTCGAGTTCGATCCAGCAAGGCGAAGTTTCGAATCGACACGAATATCTTACATCAAAATGCTAAACCTAGTCGAAAAATCAAATTCGCTTTGGTTCATAATGCAGTATCCGACGGGGCTGGTGAATGGCCTGAAAGGGTTTTTCGTTCGATCCTATGGTAAGGACTTCGCCAGCTACGCGTCGTCATTTTATGACACCCAAGAAATTGAGAAAGTGGACCCGGAATTTGAATCGGCCTTCAAGTCCGTCCGCTTTATCAGCAATCGCAATTTCGTTGAAATCGTAAACGCCGAAAACCAAAGTGAGTATTTTAGTGATTATTTTGGACGAGATCAGGGCTTGGATTTTGGTCACGCAAAACTTAAGGGTAACGAAGTAATCGCGAAAAATGCCTTCGAAGCAATTATGGCGGACTGGTCAGAAATTACCGCCCGAGCTAAACTTCGCCGTCGTTAA
- a CDS encoding PD40 domain-containing protein, with translation MRFPKIDLSMLLPMTLLPALRAPLLLPWFLFSLASCQSKPTAAPAKEPVAASSPDAGLGSAPEVAPDAKTFTERDLEGAAVMFDGVPTVARSIVTAGESRRPIALTDDQIAFTSRRIGIDRWQIFEADITKGLERRVSYDAGDVEPIGMIGLGNQARLLISSSSRAVRSSHRLLTEYQSRFLAKPKQNGTPELEHELLIEIPAAGKRGTVWQPISGESDRGFAGKFVFARDREGNNGLLLALSLPGRKSAREKVYRLGFSKNLKNPGAVSWQPLIVERPSGVSENAALVSVQIFPDTGQALWANGSAMWTTDMSGKSAQRVGDDTAVVAGDLAIDPSGQWIVFSTPTANRGLNLATIHRTGKCYRNLTEIPGDEYEASFSPNSQSLFFTQSQAGVTGIARVSFATSSNLSTSCQ, from the coding sequence ATGCGTTTTCCCAAGATTGATTTATCCATGCTTTTGCCAATGACTCTGCTTCCAGCTTTGCGTGCGCCTTTGCTGCTACCGTGGTTTTTATTCTCGCTCGCTTCTTGCCAATCAAAACCAACTGCGGCACCCGCAAAAGAGCCCGTTGCCGCGTCGTCCCCTGATGCTGGGCTTGGCTCAGCACCAGAGGTCGCGCCAGATGCAAAAACTTTTACTGAACGTGATCTGGAGGGCGCCGCCGTCATGTTCGACGGAGTTCCGACAGTTGCACGAAGTATCGTAACGGCAGGCGAAAGCCGGCGCCCCATCGCTTTAACAGATGATCAAATCGCTTTTACCAGTCGTCGTATCGGCATCGACCGCTGGCAAATTTTCGAAGCCGATATCACAAAAGGCCTCGAGCGAAGGGTGTCTTACGATGCTGGAGACGTCGAGCCGATCGGAATGATCGGTCTTGGTAACCAAGCTCGTCTTTTAATTTCCAGTTCTTCGCGCGCTGTCCGCTCTAGCCATCGATTGCTAACGGAATATCAAAGTCGGTTTCTGGCAAAGCCAAAGCAAAATGGCACTCCTGAACTAGAGCATGAGCTCTTGATCGAAATTCCTGCGGCTGGAAAACGCGGAACAGTTTGGCAGCCGATTTCGGGCGAATCTGATCGTGGGTTTGCGGGAAAGTTTGTCTTTGCGCGAGATCGTGAAGGAAACAATGGACTGTTGCTTGCTCTCTCCCTCCCCGGCAGGAAGTCCGCGCGAGAAAAAGTCTATCGTCTTGGCTTTTCGAAAAACTTAAAAAATCCTGGCGCAGTTTCTTGGCAACCGCTGATCGTGGAACGTCCAAGTGGAGTTTCCGAGAACGCGGCTTTGGTTTCCGTGCAGATTTTCCCGGATACGGGACAGGCATTGTGGGCCAACGGTTCTGCGATGTGGACCACTGATATGTCTGGCAAATCAGCGCAAAGAGTCGGTGACGACACGGCAGTTGTTGCAGGTGATTTGGCGATCGACCCGAGTGGACAATGGATTGTATTCTCAACCCCAACGGCCAACCGAGGATTGAATTTGGCAACTATTCATCGGACTGGAAAGTGTTACCGCAATCTGACGGAAATTCCCGGAGATGAATACGAAGCGAGTTTCTCGCCGAATAGTCAGAGCCTGTTTTTTACGCAAAGCCAGGCGGGCGTAACGGGGATTGCTCGAGTCTCGTTTGCTACCAGTTCTAACCTATCGACTTCTTGTCAGTAA